A single window of Vigna unguiculata cultivar IT97K-499-35 chromosome 1, ASM411807v1, whole genome shotgun sequence DNA harbors:
- the LOC114191785 gene encoding MDIS1-interacting receptor like kinase 2-like isoform X1 — MLDMTNFQKVHTLLLPILFLCLLPLKIASSATAEAEALVKWKNTLSPPLPPSLNSWSLTNLSNLCIWDAIVCDNTNTTVSQINLSAANITGTLSALDFASLPNLTQLNLNTNKFEGSIPSAIGNLSKLTLLDLGNNLFEDTLPNELGQLRELQYLSLYNNNLNGTIPYQLMNLPKVWYMDLGSNYFITPPHWSQYSCMPSLTRLALHLNPSLTGQFPSFILDCHNLTYLDISQNGWHGSIPESLYSNLGKLEYLNLTNSGFEGKLSPNLSMLSNLKELRIGNNMFNGPVPTEIGLLSGLQFLELNNISAYGKIPSSLGQLRELWHLDLSLNSFNSTITSELGQCTNLSFMSLAENDLTGPLPTSLANLTKISELGLSDNSFSGELSATLLSNWTQLTSLQVQNNHFTGNIPSEIGLLKRIKYLYLYNNHFSGLIPVEIGNLMEMTELDLSQNQLSGPIPSTLWNMTSIRVMNLFFNELSGIIPPDIGNLTSLEIFDVNSNNLYGELPETIVQLTPLRKFSVFSNNFTGIIPREFGKGNPSLTNVYLSNNSFSGELPLDLCSGGQLTILAVNNNSFSGPLPKSLRNCSSLVRLRLDNNQLTGNITDAFGVLPNLDLISLSTNQLVGELSPEWGECASLTSMDMGNNKLSGKIPSALSKLSQLGYLNLHSNEFTGSIPPEIGNLSRLFRFNLSSNHLSGEIPKSYGRLAKLDFLDLSNNNFSGSIPKELGDCDGLLSLNLSHNSLSGEIPNELGNLFSLQIMLDISSNSLSGALPQNLEKLTALEILNVSRNHLSGTIPRSYSSMISLQSIDFSYNKLSGSIPTGRVFQTATAEAYAGNSGLCGEINGLTCTKSLSPDKSGGVNKKVLLGVIIPVCVLIGIIIVGVILRRRHSIKHLDEESKSNEKSDQPISVVWGRDGKFTFSDLVKATNDFNDKYCIGKGGFGSVYRAQLLTGQVVAVKRLNISDSDDIPPMNRQSFLNEIEALTGVRHRNIIKLYGFCSCREQMFLVYEYIDRGSLAKVLYGEEGKLELRWAKRLKIVQGLAHAISYLHTDCSPPIVHRDVTLNNILLDSDLEPHLADFGTAKLLSSDTSTWTSVAGSYGYMAPELAQTMKVTEKCDVYSFGVVVMEIMMGKHPGELLGTLSSNKYLSSTEEPQVLLKDVLDQRLAPPTGQLAEAVVFTMTIALACTREAPESRPIMRAVAQELSATTQAYISQPFGMITINKLSGFQK, encoded by the exons ATGCTAGACATGACAAATTTTCAAAAGGTTCACACTCTACTCCTTCCTATTCTCTTCCTATGTTTGCTTCCATTGAAAATCGCTTCATCAGCAACAGCAGAAGCAGAAGCACTTGTCAAATGGAAAAACACTCTATCCCCTCCTCTTCCTCCTTCTCTAAACTCATGGTCTCTCACCAACCTTTCCAACCTCTGCATTTGGGATGCCATTGTTTGTGACAATACCAACACAACAGTCTCACAGATAAACTTGTCTGCTGCCAATATCACTGGGACTCTCTCTGCTTTGGATTTTGCTTCCCTCCCTAACCTCACCCAACTCAACCTCAATACCAACAAGTTTGAGGGGTCAATACCATCAGCAATTGGTAACCTCTCCAAGCTCACACTGTTGGACTTGGGGAACAACTTATTTGAAGACACACTGCCTAATGAGCTAGGCCAGCTAAGGGAGCTTCAATACCTCAGCCTTTACAACAACAATCTCAATGGCACCATTCCTTATCAGCTCATGAATCTCCCTAAGGTATGGTACATGGACCTTGGATCTAATTACTTTATAACTCCTCCTCACTGGTCCCAATATTCATGCATGCCTTCCTTGACACGCCTTGCTTTACATCTAAATCCATCACTCACTGGTCAATTCCCAAGTTTCATACTGGACTGCCATAACCTCACATACCTTGACATCTCTCAGAATGGATGGCATGGCAGTATACCAGAATCCTTGTATAGCAATTTGGGCAAGCTAGAATACCTCAACCTCACCAACAGTGGGTTTGAAGGAAAACTGTCACCCAACTTGTCCATGCTTTCTAATCTCAAAGAACTTCGTATCGGTAATAACATGTTTAATGGTCCTGTTCCCACTGAGATAGGATTATTATCTGGGCTTCAATTTCTTGAACTGAATAACATTTCTGCCTATGGGAAGATTCCTTCTTCCTTAGGCCAACTTAGGGAGCTCTGGCATCTTGATCTCagtttaaattcttttaactcTACAATCACTTCTGAGCTTGGCCAGTGCACAAATTTATCCTTCATGAGTTTAGCAGAGAATGATTTGACTGGTCCTTTGCCTACGTCATTGGCTAATCTGACTAAAATATCAGAACTGGGATTATCAGATAATTCCTTTTCTGGTGAACTTTCTGCTACGCTCCTCTCTAATTGGACCCAGCTTACCTCCTTGCAAGTCCAAAACAATCATTTTACTGGAAATATTCCTTCAGAGATTGGCTTGTTGAAAAGAATTAAGTACCTCTATCTGTACAATAATCACTTCTCTGGTCTCATTCCTGTTGAGATTGGAAACCTGATGGAAATGACAGAGTTAGACCTTTCACAAAACCAACTCTCTGGCCCCATTCCATCAACTCTTTGGAATATGACAAGCATTCGAGTCATGAATCTTTTCTTCAATGAGCTCTCTGGAATCATTCCCCCGGATATTGGAAACTTGACCTCTCTTGAAATCTTTGATGTCAACAGCAATAACTTGTATGGGGAATTGCCAGAAACCATTGTTCAACTAACTCCATTAAGAAAATTTTCTGTGTTCAGCAATAACTTCACAGGCATAATTCCTAGAGAATTTGGAAAGGGAAACCCTTCTTTGACTAATGTCTACCTTTCAAACAACAGCTTTTCCGGAGAACTGCCACTCGACTTGTGCAGTGGTGGGCAGCTAACTATTTTGGCTGTCAATAACAACAGCTTTTCAGGGCCATTGCCAAAGTCCTTGAGAAATTGTTCATCACTTGTTAGACTTCGGCTTGATAATAATCAGCTCACCGGAAACATCACAGACGCATTTGGGGTTCTCCCAAATCTTGATTTGATCTCACTTAGTACAAACCAACTGGTTGGTGAGCTTTCCCCGGAATGGGGCGAGTGTGCCAGTTTAACCAGTATGGATATGGGAAACAACAAactttctggaaaaattccttCTGCGCTCAGTAAGCTGAGCCAACTAGGGTATCTAAACCTTCATTCCAATGAATTCACTGGTAGTATCCCACCTGAAATCGGGAATCTAAGCCGGCTTTTCAGATTCAATTTGAGCAGTAACCATTTATCCGGAGAAATCCCAAAGAGTTATGGTAGATTGGCTAAGCTAGATTTTCTTGatttatcaaataacaactTCAGTGGAAGCATTCCTAAAGAGCTTGGTGATTGTGATGGATTACTGAGCCTGAATTTAAGCCATAACAGTCTATCTGGGGAAATACCAAATGAACTTGGCAATCTGTTCTCACTGCAAATCATGTTGGACATCAGCAGCAACTCTCTTTCCGGGGCTCTTCCCCAGAACCTTGAAAAGTTAACAGCATTGGAGATTCTCAATGTGTCACGCAACCATCTTTCAGGGACAATCCCACGATCATATTCAAGCATGATCAGCCTTCAATCTATTGACTTTTCTTATAACAAACTGAGTGGTTCAATCCCCACAGGCCGTGTTTTCCAGACAGCTACTGCCGAAGCCTATGCTGGGAACTCAGGTTTGTGTGGTGAGATAAATGGATTAACTTGCACCAAATCACTTTCCCCGGACAAATCTGGAGGAGTTAACAAAAAGGTTCTTCTTGGGGTTATCATACCAGTTTGTGTATTAATTGGAATAATTATTGTTGGAGTAATACTTCGCCGGCGGCATAGCATAAAACACCTTGATGAAGAGTCCAAAAGCAATGAAAAAAGTGATCAGCCTATCAGCGTGGTGTGGGGAAGAGATGGAAAATTCACATTTTCTGATCTTGTTAAGGCCACCAATGACTTCAATGACAAGTACTGCATTGGAAAAGGAGGATTCGGAAGTGTTTATAGAGCACAATTGCTCACAGGTCAAGTCGTTGCTGTCAAGAGGCTCAACATATCAGACTCTGATGACATTCCACCGATGAACCGCCAGAgctttttgaatgaaatagaAGCACTTACAGGAGTGAGGCACCGCAATATAATAAAGCTTTATGGGTTCTGTTCATGCAGGGAACAAATGTTCTTGGTTTATGAATATATAGACAGAGGAAGTTTGGCAAAGGTGTTGTATGGAGAGGAAGGAAAATTGGAGCTAAGGTGGGCCAAAAGGCTAAAGATTGTGCAAGGATTAGCACATGCAATTTCATACCTGCACACAGATTGCTCCCCACCAATCGTGCACCGGGATGTAACACTGAATAACATACTATTAGACTCCGACTTAGAACCTCATCTTGCAGATTTTGGCACAGCAAAGCTACTAAGCTCAGACACTTCAACTTGGACCTCAGTTGCTGGATCCTATGGTTACATGGCTCCAG AACTAGCACAAACAATGAAAGTGACGGAGAAGTGTGACGTGTATAGTTTTGGAGTGGTGGTGATGGAGATAATGATGGGAAAGCATCCTGGAGAACTGTTGGGTACACTATCTTCGAACAAGTATTTGTCATCAACGGAGGAACCACAGGTGCTACTGAAGGACGTGCTAGACCAAAGGCTTGCACCTCCAACAGGGCAATTGGCAGAAGCAGTAGTGTTCACAATGACCATAGCTTTGGCATGCACACGTGAGGCTCCAGAGTCCAGACCCATCATGCGTGCTGTGGCACAAGAGCTATCGGCTACTACTCAAGCTTATATTTCCCAGCCATTTGGCATGATAACCATAAACAAGCTTAGTGGCTTCCAGAAATAG
- the LOC114191785 gene encoding MDIS1-interacting receptor like kinase 2-like isoform X2 has protein sequence MLDMTNFQKVHTLLLPILFLCLLPLKIASSATAEAEALVKWKNTLSPPLPPSLNSWSLTNLSNLCIWDAIVCDNTNTTVSQINLSAANITGTLSALDFASLPNLTQLNLNTNKFEGSIPSAIGNLSKLTLLDLGNNLFEDTLPNELGQLRELQYLSLYNNNLNGTIPYQLMNLPKVWYMDLGSNYFITPPHWSQYSCMPSLTRLALHLNPSLTGQFPSFILDCHNLTYLDISQNGWHGSIPESLYSNLGKLEYLNLTNSGFEGKLSPNLSMLSNLKELRIGNNMFNGPVPTEIGLLSGLQFLELNNISAYGKIPSSLGQLRELWHLDLSLNSFNSTITSELGQCTNLSFMSLAENDLTGPLPTSLANLTKISELGLSDNSFSGELSATLLSNWTQLTSLQVQNNHFTGNIPSEIGLLKRIKYLYLYNNHFSGLIPVEIGNLMEMTELDLSQNQLSGPIPSTLWNMTSIRVMNLFFNELSGIIPPDIGNLTSLEIFDVNSNNLYGELPETIVQLTPLRKFSVFSNNFTGIIPREFGKGNPSLTNVYLSNNSFSGELPLDLCSGGQLTILAVNNNSFSGPLPKSLRNCSSLVRLRLDNNQLTGNITDAFGVLPNLDLISLSTNQLVGELSPEWGECASLTSMDMGNNKLSGKIPSALSKLSQLGYLNLHSNEFTGSIPPEIGNLSRLFRFNLSSNHLSGEIPKSYGRLAKLDFLDLSNNNFSGSIPKELGDCDGLLSLNLSHNSLSGEIPNELGNLFSLQIMLDISSNSLSGALPQNLEKLTALEILNVSRNHLSGTIPRSYSSMISLQSIDFSYNKLSGSIPTGRVFQTATAEAYAGNSGLCGEINGLTCTKSLSPDKSGGVNKKVLLGVIIPVCVLIGIIIVGVILRRRHSIKHLDEESKSNEKSDQPISVVWGRDGKFTFSDLVKATNDFNDKYCIGKGGFGSVYRAQLLTGQVVAVKRLNISDSDDIPPMNRQSFLNEIEALTGVRHRNIIKLYGFCSCREQMFLVYEYIDRGSLAKVLYGEEGKLELRWAKRLKIVQGLAHAISYLHTDCSPPIVHRDVTLNNILLDSDLEPHLADFGTAKLLSSDTSTWTSVAGSYGYMAPEFYSVHVYIV, from the exons ATGCTAGACATGACAAATTTTCAAAAGGTTCACACTCTACTCCTTCCTATTCTCTTCCTATGTTTGCTTCCATTGAAAATCGCTTCATCAGCAACAGCAGAAGCAGAAGCACTTGTCAAATGGAAAAACACTCTATCCCCTCCTCTTCCTCCTTCTCTAAACTCATGGTCTCTCACCAACCTTTCCAACCTCTGCATTTGGGATGCCATTGTTTGTGACAATACCAACACAACAGTCTCACAGATAAACTTGTCTGCTGCCAATATCACTGGGACTCTCTCTGCTTTGGATTTTGCTTCCCTCCCTAACCTCACCCAACTCAACCTCAATACCAACAAGTTTGAGGGGTCAATACCATCAGCAATTGGTAACCTCTCCAAGCTCACACTGTTGGACTTGGGGAACAACTTATTTGAAGACACACTGCCTAATGAGCTAGGCCAGCTAAGGGAGCTTCAATACCTCAGCCTTTACAACAACAATCTCAATGGCACCATTCCTTATCAGCTCATGAATCTCCCTAAGGTATGGTACATGGACCTTGGATCTAATTACTTTATAACTCCTCCTCACTGGTCCCAATATTCATGCATGCCTTCCTTGACACGCCTTGCTTTACATCTAAATCCATCACTCACTGGTCAATTCCCAAGTTTCATACTGGACTGCCATAACCTCACATACCTTGACATCTCTCAGAATGGATGGCATGGCAGTATACCAGAATCCTTGTATAGCAATTTGGGCAAGCTAGAATACCTCAACCTCACCAACAGTGGGTTTGAAGGAAAACTGTCACCCAACTTGTCCATGCTTTCTAATCTCAAAGAACTTCGTATCGGTAATAACATGTTTAATGGTCCTGTTCCCACTGAGATAGGATTATTATCTGGGCTTCAATTTCTTGAACTGAATAACATTTCTGCCTATGGGAAGATTCCTTCTTCCTTAGGCCAACTTAGGGAGCTCTGGCATCTTGATCTCagtttaaattcttttaactcTACAATCACTTCTGAGCTTGGCCAGTGCACAAATTTATCCTTCATGAGTTTAGCAGAGAATGATTTGACTGGTCCTTTGCCTACGTCATTGGCTAATCTGACTAAAATATCAGAACTGGGATTATCAGATAATTCCTTTTCTGGTGAACTTTCTGCTACGCTCCTCTCTAATTGGACCCAGCTTACCTCCTTGCAAGTCCAAAACAATCATTTTACTGGAAATATTCCTTCAGAGATTGGCTTGTTGAAAAGAATTAAGTACCTCTATCTGTACAATAATCACTTCTCTGGTCTCATTCCTGTTGAGATTGGAAACCTGATGGAAATGACAGAGTTAGACCTTTCACAAAACCAACTCTCTGGCCCCATTCCATCAACTCTTTGGAATATGACAAGCATTCGAGTCATGAATCTTTTCTTCAATGAGCTCTCTGGAATCATTCCCCCGGATATTGGAAACTTGACCTCTCTTGAAATCTTTGATGTCAACAGCAATAACTTGTATGGGGAATTGCCAGAAACCATTGTTCAACTAACTCCATTAAGAAAATTTTCTGTGTTCAGCAATAACTTCACAGGCATAATTCCTAGAGAATTTGGAAAGGGAAACCCTTCTTTGACTAATGTCTACCTTTCAAACAACAGCTTTTCCGGAGAACTGCCACTCGACTTGTGCAGTGGTGGGCAGCTAACTATTTTGGCTGTCAATAACAACAGCTTTTCAGGGCCATTGCCAAAGTCCTTGAGAAATTGTTCATCACTTGTTAGACTTCGGCTTGATAATAATCAGCTCACCGGAAACATCACAGACGCATTTGGGGTTCTCCCAAATCTTGATTTGATCTCACTTAGTACAAACCAACTGGTTGGTGAGCTTTCCCCGGAATGGGGCGAGTGTGCCAGTTTAACCAGTATGGATATGGGAAACAACAAactttctggaaaaattccttCTGCGCTCAGTAAGCTGAGCCAACTAGGGTATCTAAACCTTCATTCCAATGAATTCACTGGTAGTATCCCACCTGAAATCGGGAATCTAAGCCGGCTTTTCAGATTCAATTTGAGCAGTAACCATTTATCCGGAGAAATCCCAAAGAGTTATGGTAGATTGGCTAAGCTAGATTTTCTTGatttatcaaataacaactTCAGTGGAAGCATTCCTAAAGAGCTTGGTGATTGTGATGGATTACTGAGCCTGAATTTAAGCCATAACAGTCTATCTGGGGAAATACCAAATGAACTTGGCAATCTGTTCTCACTGCAAATCATGTTGGACATCAGCAGCAACTCTCTTTCCGGGGCTCTTCCCCAGAACCTTGAAAAGTTAACAGCATTGGAGATTCTCAATGTGTCACGCAACCATCTTTCAGGGACAATCCCACGATCATATTCAAGCATGATCAGCCTTCAATCTATTGACTTTTCTTATAACAAACTGAGTGGTTCAATCCCCACAGGCCGTGTTTTCCAGACAGCTACTGCCGAAGCCTATGCTGGGAACTCAGGTTTGTGTGGTGAGATAAATGGATTAACTTGCACCAAATCACTTTCCCCGGACAAATCTGGAGGAGTTAACAAAAAGGTTCTTCTTGGGGTTATCATACCAGTTTGTGTATTAATTGGAATAATTATTGTTGGAGTAATACTTCGCCGGCGGCATAGCATAAAACACCTTGATGAAGAGTCCAAAAGCAATGAAAAAAGTGATCAGCCTATCAGCGTGGTGTGGGGAAGAGATGGAAAATTCACATTTTCTGATCTTGTTAAGGCCACCAATGACTTCAATGACAAGTACTGCATTGGAAAAGGAGGATTCGGAAGTGTTTATAGAGCACAATTGCTCACAGGTCAAGTCGTTGCTGTCAAGAGGCTCAACATATCAGACTCTGATGACATTCCACCGATGAACCGCCAGAgctttttgaatgaaatagaAGCACTTACAGGAGTGAGGCACCGCAATATAATAAAGCTTTATGGGTTCTGTTCATGCAGGGAACAAATGTTCTTGGTTTATGAATATATAGACAGAGGAAGTTTGGCAAAGGTGTTGTATGGAGAGGAAGGAAAATTGGAGCTAAGGTGGGCCAAAAGGCTAAAGATTGTGCAAGGATTAGCACATGCAATTTCATACCTGCACACAGATTGCTCCCCACCAATCGTGCACCGGGATGTAACACTGAATAACATACTATTAGACTCCGACTTAGAACCTCATCTTGCAGATTTTGGCACAGCAAAGCTACTAAGCTCAGACACTTCAACTTGGACCTCAGTTGCTGGATCCTATGGTTACATGGCTCCAG AGTTTTATTCAGTACATGTATATATAGTGTGA